The Candidatus Hydrogenedentota bacterium nucleotide sequence ACCATGTCCACTGCAACTTCGCCCACGCCCCCACGACCATCACCATGTACGCCGCGCTGCTCGCCGGCGTCCCCTACAGTTTCCTGTGCCACGCCCACGACATCTTTGTGAACGGCGCGGCCCTCCGCGAGAAGACCGCCCGCGCCGCATTCGGCATGTGCAGCTCCGGATACAATGTCCGCTTTCTCGTGGAGCACCAGGGCTGCGACCCCGGCAAACTGCATGTCATGCGCACCGGCGTGGACCTGAAGCGCTTCACCATGCGCCCGGACAAGCCCTTTTCCGAACCGTTCCGGCTGCTCTCCATCGGGCGGCTCGTGGACAAAAAGGGATTTGACACCCTGCTGGAGGCCGTGGCCCTGCTGGCGCGGGAGGGCCGCAATGTGCGCGCCACGCTCATCGGCGGCGGGCCGCTGGAGGAGGCGCTGCGGGGGCGGGTGCGAAACCTCGGCCTCGGGGACAAGGTCGAACTCACCGGACCCCTGCCCCAGGAGACGGTGCGCGAACATTTCGCCGGGGCCGACGCCTTTGTGCTGGCCTGCAAGGAGGCCAAAAACCGCGACATGGACGGCACGCCCATCGTGCTCATCGAGGCCATGTCCCTCGGCGTGCCCGTGGTGAGCACCACCGTTTCCGGCAACCCCGAGCTGATCGAAAACGGCGTTTCCGGGTTCCTGGTGGCGCCGGAGGACCCCGCCGCCCTGGCCCGCGCCGTCGGACGGCTCATGGACGACCCGGCGTCCACTGCGGCCCAGGCCCGCGCGGCCCGCGCCAAAATCGAGCATGACTTTGATTTGGAGGGGAACATTGCCCGGCTTTTGGAACATATCCGCGCCGCCCAGGCGGTGGCGGGGCACTGACACGATGCGCGGCGCACCGGACAGAGGACAGGCCGCCGCGCTTCGCGCCCTCCGGCTGCTGCCCTGCGCCCTGCTCCTGCTCGTGCCGGGTTCCTGCGCGCGCTTTGTCCCTGAAGCGCGCGGCCCGGAGGCGGCGGGCGCGCCCGCCGCGTTCACCCTCTACGAGGACACCGCCCCGGCGCCGGACCGGTGGTGGACGCAGTTTCACTCCCCCGAACTGGACCTGCTGGTGGACCGCGCGATGGAGGGCAACCTGGGCCTCCGCCAAATTCAGGCCCGGCTGCTCCAGGCCGAGATGCTGGCGGTGCAGGCGGGAACGGCGCGGTACCCCGCCCTGGAAGCCTCGGGCGACCTTTCCGCCACCCGCCGCCGCACCGACACGGGCGTTTCCGAGGACCCAATGGAGCGGGCGGCGCGCAATTTGAAGGCGACGGGCACGCTGGTGGGCGCGGCGGCGAAGCCCGCCACAACCTTCTCCGGCGCGGTGCAGTCCGCGCAGACCCAGCTTCAGGCGGCGGAGACCCTGTTAACCGACGCGCCCGCCTCCGCCGTCACGGCGGTGAGCCATTCCTACCGCTTCGGCCTGTCCACGGGATTCGAGGTGGACCTGTGGGGCCGGGTCAACGCGCGGCACCAGGCGGCCCTCCTCGACTATGAGGCCTCGGCGGAGGACCTGCGCGCCGCCATGCTCAGCCTCTCCGGCGCGGTCACCCGCCAGTGGCTCGCCATCACCGCCGCCCGGCAGGAGCTGGAACTGGTGCGGCGCCAGCTTGAACTGAACCGGACCCGCCTCGAACTGCTTGAACTGCGCCTGCGCCGGGGCCTGGCCACGGCGCTCGACGTGTACCAGCAGCGGCAGATTGTCGCCCAGACCGAGTCGCTCCTCCCGCCCCTCGAGTCGTCCCTGGAAAGTGCCCGCCATGAGCTGGCGGTGCTGCTCGGCCTGCCGCCCCGCGCGGAGCTGGGCCTTGAGGCGGGGCAGTTCCCCAATCCCGGCCCAATGCCCGACCCCGGCCTGCCCGCCGACCTGCTCGCGCGCCGTCCGGATGTGCGGGCCGCCGGGCTCGAACTGCGCGCGGCGGACTGGCGGATTGGCGCGGCCCGGGCCGACCGGCTGCCGGCACTGCGCCTGACAGGCAGCGCCGCGTATGACGCCCGCGAATGGGACCTCCTCTTTGACAACTGGTTTGCCACCCTGGCCGCCAGCCTGACCGGGCCCGTGTTTGACGCGGGACGGCGCAAGGCCGAGGTCGCCCGCACCCGCGCGGTGGCGGACGAGCGCCTTGCGGCCTACCGCCAGACCGTTTTGAACAGTGTGAAGGAGGTCGAGAACGCCCTTCTGCAGGAAACCAGGCAGGTGGAACTGTTGGCGGCCCTGAACCGCGAGCTGGACGCCGCCCGGGCAACGCAGGACCAGGCGCTGGACCGCTACCGGAACGGGCTGGTGGACTATCTGCCCGTCCTGTCCGCGCTGCTCCAGATTCAGGCCCTCGAGCGGCGCGTCCTTCAGGCGGAACTGGTCCGGCTCGAACGGCGCGTCCAGGCCTGCGTCGCCCTGGGCGGCGCATGGATGGCGGAGGACACGGCGGCGCCCGCGCGCCCGCCCCACGGCGAGGAAGTCACCCCATGAGCGAACTGCCCGTTCCCGAAACCGCCGGGACATCCCCCAAGGCCCCGCCCTTTCAAACCCTGCTACGCTGGCTGGGCCGCCTCTTTCGGCTGGCCCTTTTCATCACGATTCTCGGCGTGTCCGGCGCCATTTCCTGGCACTGGATGAGCAACCCGCCCACAACCGAGCGGCGCCCCCCCGGAGCCCACGCCACACTGGTCGAGGTGACACCCGTTGAGCCCGCGCCGGCCCGCGTCACCGTCCGGGCCATGGGCACCGTGGTGCCCGCCAGGGAAATCCAGATGGCCGCCCGCGTCGCCGGGCAGGTGCGCGAGGTCAGCCCGGAGTTTGTCCCGGGCGGACACTTCAAAACCGGGGACCGCATCCTGGTGGTGGAGAAGAAAGACTACGAACTGGCCGTGGCCCAGCAGGAGGGGAACCTGGTCCGCGCCGAGGCCGAGGCAACCCTCGAGGGGGGACAGCAGGCCGTGTCGCGCCGCGAGTATGAACTGCTGGGCGGCGATGTAACGGAGGAGGAGCGAAACCTGCTCCTGCGCCGGCCCCAGCGGGCCTCCAAAGAGGCCGCCGTGGCCGTGGCGCGGGCCGCGCTTGAAAAGGCCCGGGTGGACCTGGAGCGCGCGACCGTCACCGCCCCCTTCAACGCGATGGTGCTGGAGCGGCGCACGGACCTGGGGGCCTATGTGTCCCCGGGCACGCCCCTCGCCTCGCTGGTGGGCACGGACGAATACTGGGTCGAAGTCTCCGTCCCCGCGGGCGAGCTGTCCCGGATTTCCATTCCCGGCTCCCCGGTCAGGGTCTACCACGAGGCGGCCTGGGGGGAGGGCGCGTTCCGGGAAGGGACTGTGGTCCGGCTCCTTCCGGGACTCGAGCCGCAGGGGCGCATGGCGCGGCTGCTGGCGGCGGTGCCCGATCCGCTGGGGCTGCTTTCAGAGGAAACCCGCGAACGCCCCCTGCTGCTGGACGCCTTTGTCCGCGCCGAGATAGGGGGCGACGAAATGCCCCCCGTGGTGCGGGTGCCCCGTCCCGTGCTGCACGAGGGCGGCAAGGTCTGGGTCATGCTGCCGGACAAGACGCTGGACATCCGCGAAGTCTCCATTGTCTGGGGCACGGACGACGCGGTGTATGTGTCCGACGGGCTGCGCGCCGGTGATTTGCTGGTCACCAGCGAGATAGGCGCGGCGGTGCCGGGCATGGCCCTGCGCACCGTCGAAGACGGCGGCCCGGACCGGCCCCAAGGAAACGCCGGTCCATGAGCGCGCCGCGCAATTCCCGCATCATGCGCGGCCCCCTGGCCTGGATGACCACCCACGGTGTCGCGGCAAACCTGATCATGCTGGCCTGCCTTGTCGGCGGGTTCATCACCATGCGCAACATCAAGCAGGAGGTGTTCCCCGACATCTCGCTGGACACGGTTTCCGTGTCCGTGGCCTATCCCGGCGCGAGTCCCGAGGAGGTGGAAAACGGCATCCTGCTCTCCATCGAGGAGGCTGTGCGGAACCTTGAGGGCATCAAGGAGACCGTTTCCGTCGCCCGCGAGGGCATGGGCATGGTCACGGTCGAACTGATGCTCGGGGCCGACCCCCAGCGCCTCTCCCAGGAAATCAAGAGCGAGGTGGACCGCATCGTCACCTTTCCCGAGGAGGCCGAGGAGCCCCAGGTCCGCATAGACCAGTTCCGCCGGGAAGTGCTGTCCGTGGCCCTGTACGGCGATGTGCCCGCCACCACCCTGCACCGGCTGGGCGAGCGGCTCCGGGACCATCTGCTTCAGTCTCCGGACATCACCCAGGTGGACCTGGAGGGCGTGCCCCCCCTCGAAATCAACATCGAGATGCCCCAGGCGGAACTGCGCCGGCACGGGCTCACCGCGGCCGATGTGGCCGCCCGGCTTGCCGCGGCGGCCGCCGACATTCCGGGGGGCGGCCTGAAAACGGGCAGCGGCGAGGTGCTGCTGCGCCTCAAGGAGCGGCGTGAATTCGGGAAGCAGTTCGCCGCCCTTCCCGTTGTCACCACCGGGTCCGGCGGGCAGGTGCTGCTGCGCGACATCGCCGCGATAGACGACAGTTTCGCCGACACGGACCGGGATTCCCGCTTCAACGGGCGGCGCGCCATCGCGCTGGAGGTCTACCGGGTCGGAAAGGAGACCCCCCTCTCCGTTGCGGCGGCGGCCCGGAAACAGTTGGACACCTTCATGCCGTATCTTCCTCCCGGCATCTCCGTCTCAGTCTATGACGACCGCTCGGAAACGTACCGCCAGCGGGTGAATTTGCTGCTGAAAAACGGCGCGATAGGTCTTGCGCTTGTGCTTGTGTTCCTTGGGCTGTTCCTCGAGGCGCGCCTCGCCTTCTGGGTCATGATGGGCGTCCCCATCTCGTTCATGGGCTCCTTCCTCTTTCTTCCGGCGGCGGACATCAGCATCAACATGATGAGCCTTTTCGCCTACATTATCGCCCTGGGCATTGTCGTGGACGACGCGATTGTGGTGGGTGAAAACGTCTACCACCACCATCAGGAGGGCAAACCGTTCATGGAGGCGGCCATTCTCGGCGTCCGCGAGGTGGCCGTGCCGGTGGTCTTCAGCATATTGACCAACATTGTGGCCTTCATGCCCATTTATTTCATTCCCGGCACGGTTGGAAAAACCTTTCAGATGATCCCGGTGGTCGTCTGCATCGTCTTCACCATTTCCCTGGTGGAGAGCCTTTTCGTGCTGCCCGCGCATCTCGCCCACCAGCGCGACCGCCACCGCACCGGGCTGCGGGGATGGCTCCATGCGCGCCAGCAGGGTTTCAGCCGCTGGTTCACGCACTGGGTGCGGGACCGTTACGGGCCCTTCCTCCTCTTTACCATGCGCCACCGTTATCTCACGGTGGCCGCCGCACTGGGCATGCTGGCCGTCGCCTCCTCCTACGCCCTGAGCGGGCGCATGGGCTTCCAGCTCTATCCCATCGTCGAGTCGGACTATGCCGACGCCACCCTTGTGCTGCCCTTCGGCGCGCCCGCGGAACGCACCGAGGCCATCGCCGCGCGCCTGGAGGCGGGCGCCCAAAAGGTGCTCGAAGACTCGGGGCACCCCGAACTCGTCAAGTCGGTCATCACCGACATCGGCATTCAGGGCAGCCACACCGCGCGGGTCCGCGTCGAGCTGGCCCCCCCCGAAATCCGGCAGGCCATCATGAACACCACCGAGTTCACCCAGCGCTGGCGCCAGGCCGTGGGCGAGGTCGCCGGGGTGGAGTTTCTCCGTTTCGCCGCCGACTCGGGCGGGCCGGGCAGCCGCGGGCGGCCCATCGCCGTGGAGCTCAGCCACCGTGACATCGGCGTCCTCGAGGAGGCAAGCACGGACCTTGCAAACATTGTCGCCACCTATCCCGGCGTTGACGATGTGGACGACGGGTTCCGGCCGGGCAAGCCCCAGTTGGACTTTGTGCTCAAGCCCGAGGGACGGAGCCTGGGGCTCACCCCGCGCGAAGTGGCCCGCCAGGTGCGGGCATCGTTTTACGGCGCCGAGGTGCTCCGGCAGCAGCGGGGCCGGAACGAGATCAAGGTGATGGTCCGCCTGCCGAAGCAGGACCGCGCCACGGAGCAGACCATCCATGATCTGCTCATCCGGACCCCGGCGGGCGCGTTTGTCCCCTTCCGCGAGATAGCCTCCTTTGACCGGGGCCGCGCCTACACCACCATTGACCGGCGCAACGGCCGCCGTGTGGTCCAGGTCTCCGCGGAAATCACCCCGCGCAGCCGCACCGGCGAGGTGCTCGCGGACCTGCGGGACAAGGTGATGCCGGAAGTCATCAAAAGGCATCCGGGGCTGACCTACAGTTTCGAGGGGCAGCAGGCGGACATCCGCGACAGCCTGGACAGCCTGCGCACGACGTTTCTTCTGGCGCTGCTCGCCATCTATGCCCTGCTCGCCATTCCCTTCCGCAGCTACACCCAGCCTCTTGTCGTCATGCTCAGCATTCCCTACGGCATTGTCGGCGCCGTCATCGGCCACCTCATCATGGGCTTTGACCTCTGCATTCCGAGCATGTTCGGCATTGTCGCCCTCTCCGGCGTCGTGGTCAACGATTCTCTGGTCCTTATTGATTTCGCAAACAACCAGCACCGGCGCACAGGCGCGGCCCTTCATGACGCCATCCACGCCGCCGCGATTCAGCGGTTCCGGCCCGTGCTGCTGACCACGCTCACCACCTTTGGCGGTCTCGCCCCGATGATCTTCGAGACCTCGCGCCAAGCCCGCTTTCTCATCCCCATGGCACTCTCTTTGGGCTACGGCATCGTATTTGCCACTTTAATTACCTTATTGATTATCCCCTCCATGTACCTCGCCATGGATGATCTCACAAAATTGTTCACCCGCACCACGTCATAAGTTGTGCCCGCAAGGCCGTCGCGCGCCCATATGCAGTGCCAAAGGACGGGCGAAATCCATATGTTGATGTGACATTTCGCCGACCCACAATATTTGGTTGCAAAATCGCAAAGCTTCTGATACACTGGCGTTGTTGGTCAGAACAGGTTTCCACATGGGAGCATTGGCTTTGGGCAAGGTCGGGCTTATCAGCGCGGAGTGGAAATATTACGCACTAGGGGTTGTGGTCTTTTTGCTGACCATGCTCCTGATGGTGTCGTTGCTGACCGACGGCTTTGTGGCGGGGGAACAGGCGGGCCGTCCGCTTGACGGCATGCTTTCGGTGGGGAACATGCTTGGGCCGGTGGGGGCCTTTGTCGCGGGTTCGCTCGCCTTTGTCGCCGGGGACGCGTCCCATGTCCTTTACGCCATCACCTTTATCTGGGTGTTGATGCTTTTCAGCCAGCGGCCGCTGGACCGTCTTTTCACCCGGCTTGCGGGGCTGATGATTCTGGTCGGCGCGGTGGCGGGGATGCTCCACATTGATTTCACCTCCGGGTGGACGAACAGTTTCGCCGGGGGCGCCTTTGGCGCGTTCATCGCGGAGCGGCTGCTCCTGCCGTATTTCGGGCGGGCGGGCGCCAATGTGATGGGGTGCATGCTGGCGCTGGTGGGGCTCCTGCTGGCCACGGACTTTCTCTTCATCCATCTACTGCTTTACGCGCAGCGCGCCCTGTTCCATGCGGGCCACCTCCTGCTGCTGGGCGGCGCGGCGTTTCTGGGCATGGGCGGCGGTTACCGCCGCTGGCGGACGAGCCGCCGTCTGGCGCGGGTGCGCGCCCGCGTGGCGCCCCGGCCCTCGGACGAGTCCCCCCTGGACGCCCCGCCCGAGGTGGAGGCGCCGGAATTCCCGCCCGCGACACGCTCCCCATGGAGCGGCGCAACCGTTGAGCCCGCCATCCACATCGGCCGGAGCATGCCCCCGGCGCCCGCGAAGGCCGCGGCACAGCCGGAGCCCGTTTCGCTGGAACTGCCCTTTGACGAGGTGCCCGAAGAGGCGCCGCCCGCGTCTCCGGCCATGGCGCAGGGGCAGGACGACGACATTTTTTCCGGCGGTGACGGCCTGGACGACATGGAGGACAGCCTGTCCATGCTGCGCGGCGCGGCGGAACCGCCGGAGGCGGGCATGCGGACCGTGTTCGCCAACGAGGCGGGGGACGGTACCAAGGCGGCGGCGGCGGCGGCGCCCGCGGCCAAGGCCGCGCGCATCTCTTTTGACCTTCCGGCGCCCCGTCCCGTCCGCCGCAAGACGGCGGAGACCGACGAGCTGCCCGACGACTACGTTTATCCCAAGCGGTACACCCTGCCGCCCCTGGAGATGTTCCACCCGCCCGAGTGCCGCGTCATTCCTAACCTGACGGAGAAACTGCGCCGCACCAGCATGCTGCTGGAGGAGACCCTGCGGACCTTCGGCATCGAGGCGCGGGTGACGGACGTGACGCGCGGCCCGACGATCACGCGGTTCGAGCTCGAGCCCGCGCCGGGCATCAAGGTGAGCCGGTTCCAGGCCCTGACCGACGACATTGCGCTGGCGCTGGAGGCGACGGGGGTGCGCGTCGAGGCGCCCATCCCCGGCAAGGCGCGGGTGGGCATCGAGGCGTCGAACGAGGAGCGCGACCCGGTGGTCATCCGGGAGCTGCTGGAGCACCGGGACTTCACCAAGGGCAAGGGCAAACTGAACCTGGCCCTGGGCAAGGGCATCAGCGGCGGGGTGTGCATCGCGGACCTGACGCGCATGCCCCACCTGCTCGTGGCCGGGGCCACGGGCGCGGGCAAGACGGTCTGCGTGAAGTCGCTGCTGGCGAGCCTGCTTTTGCAGCACACGCCGGACGAGCTGCAACTGATGCTGATAGACCCGAAAATGGTGGAGCTCTCCATCTTCAACGACATCCCCCACCTCATCACGCCCGTCGTGACCGAGGCTAAGAAGGCCGCCACGGCGCTGACCTGGCTCATCAGCGAGATGGACGAGCGCTACCGCCTCTTCGCCCACCTGCGCGTGCGCAACATCGAGGTGTACAACGAGAGCGTGGAGAACGGCGAGATCGAGCTGGAGGGCGGCGCGCACGCGGGGCAGTCGGTGAACGTGGTGCGCAAGCTGCCCTACATCGTGTGCATCATAGACGAGCTGGCGGACCTGATGATGCTGGCGCGGGCAGAGGTCGAGGACTGCATCGCCCGGCTGGCGCAGCTTGCGCGGGCCGTGGGGATTCACCTCATCATCGCCACCCAGCGCCCCTCCGTGGACGTGATCACGGGGGTCATCAAGGCGAACTTCCCCACCCGCGTCTCCTTCCAGGTGTCGTCACGGGTGGACTCGCGCTGCATCCTGGACGAGATTGGCGCGGAGCGCCTGATCGGCATGGGCGACATGCTCTACCTGCCGGCGGGCCAGAGCAAGCCCGACCGCATCCAGGGCGCCTTTGTGGGCGACGACGAGATGAACGCCCTGGTCTCCTGGCTGAAACGGCAGGCGCCGCCGCAGTACCGGGACGAGATCGAGCGTTTCGGACGGGGCAAGGACGCCTCGGCGGAGTCCCCGGACGAGGACGACCCGCTTTTCGCGGACGCCGTCCGGGTGGTGCTGGAAACGGAGCAGGCCTCGATTTCAATGGTGCAACGGAGACTCCGTGTGGGGTATACTAGGGCCGCAAGGCTTATTGACATGATGGAGATGAAGGGGATCATCGGTCCCCACACCGGCAGCAAAGCGCGCGAAATTCTCGTGGACCCATCGGCAAGGGACGAAGTGGCATGAAAGAGATGCAATTCCCGGGCCACCTGCTGCGCGAAGAGCGCGAGGCCCGCGGCCTGCGCCTCGACGAGGTGCGGCGGCACATCCATGTGCCCGAAGCATGTCTGGCCGCGTTCGAGGAGGGCCGCCTCTCCGATTTGCCCGTCAAGGCCTACGCCGTCGGGTTCCTCCAGTCCTACTGCCGCTTCCTCGAACTGGACCATGAGCCCTTCACCGCCCAGTACCACGCCTGCCATGTGCGTTTGTCCCGGGGCGGGCGCGCCTTTCCCCGCATCAGCCGCGGACCCGCCGCGCCCGCGCGCCCCGCGCCCCGCTGGGTTTCCGAAGTGGTGACCTGGGGCACGGTGTGCGCCGTGCTGGTACTTGGCTGGTTTGCCTACTCCATCGTCGTCAAGCCCATGGCCGAGACCTGGCGCGGACGCGCCGAGGCCGGCACCGTCGAGATCACCCCGCCCTCCCATTTCGACGAGGACCGCTGAACGCCCGGTTCGGGCGGCCTCATGGTCTGATCCCGCAGATTATGGCCGTTGCGGTGCTGTTTTTTCCGGTCAACACCTTGCATCCCCCCCCCTTCACCGGGTACCGTGATTGAAACAATTCGGCCCGCGCCGGGCCCGGGAGTTTGCCTGATGAACACGCTTCGCGTCGGTTTTGTGGGACTGGGCGGCATCTGCCGGCAGCGGCATCTGCCGGGGCTGCTGCGGCTGCCGGATATTGAACTGGCGGCGGTGTCCAACCGCAGCCGCGCCTCCGCGGCCGCCGCCGCCCTCGAGTTCGGCATTCCGGACATCCACGACCACTGGGAGGAGCTGGTGGCGCGGGACGACCTGGACGCAGTGTTCATCGGCACCTGGCCCTATATGCACCGGACCGTGTCCATCGCCGCGCTGGAGGCGGGGAAGCATGTGTTCTGCCAGGCGCGGATGGCCATGAACCTCCCCGAGGCGCTGGACATGCGCGGCACGGCGCGGCGCGCCGGGAAAGTGGCCATGCTCTGCCCGGTGCCCTTCGGCCTGAGCGTGGACCGCACCATCGCGCGGATGCTCCGCGACGGGGTGATCGGCCCGGTCCGGCATGTCTCCGTGCGGAGTTTCTCCGGCGCGTGGACGGACCCGGAGGCGCCCATGACCTGGCGCAAGGACCACCGCCTCTCGGGGCTGAACATGCAGACCCTCGGCATGCACGCCGAAGTGCTCCACCGCTGGTTTGGGCCGACCCGCGCGCTCTCGGCCCACACCGCCATTTACACCCCCGAACGCCGCGACACGACGGGCGAGTTCCAGGAGGTGCAAATCCCCGACCAGGTCCTCATCAACGCGGTCATGGACAACGGCGTCGCGGCGCAGTATGTCATCAGCGGCATGGCGGGCGTGGCGGGCGACAGCATTGACATCATGGGCGAGAAGGGCGCCCTCCACTACGACGTGGAACGGGACCTCCTTTTCCACCGCCGCGCCGGGGGCAGGCTGGACCCGGTCGAAATCCTGCCGGAGGACGCCTACGATGTGGCGCAGTGGCGCGTCGAGGAGGACTTCGTCCGGGCCGTCCGCGAGGGCGCCGAATACCACCCCGACTTCGAGGACGGCGTCCTGTACATGCGCGTGGTGCAGGCCGTGGCCGACAGCGCGGAATCCGGGGAGACGGTCCTGCTGGACGAGGAGGACTGAACCATGGACAACGCCCCCGTCCCCGCCGAGTCCGATCCGGCGCATTTGGCCGAAACACAGCAGGCGCTGGTCGAGCACTGGCGCGTGCGCGGCACCGAATCGGAAACGCTCAACTGGGAACTCCTGCTCGAAACGCTGGAGGAGCGCATCCTCGACCTGCTGAAGAACAACCCGAACAAGCTGCTCGGCACCCTCTACGTGCTTGACATCTCCGAGCGCACCTACAACGAGGCGATGCGGCGGGACG carries:
- a CDS encoding efflux RND transporter periplasmic adaptor subunit, with protein sequence MSELPVPETAGTSPKAPPFQTLLRWLGRLFRLALFITILGVSGAISWHWMSNPPTTERRPPGAHATLVEVTPVEPAPARVTVRAMGTVVPAREIQMAARVAGQVREVSPEFVPGGHFKTGDRILVVEKKDYELAVAQQEGNLVRAEAEATLEGGQQAVSRREYELLGGDVTEEERNLLLRRPQRASKEAAVAVARAALEKARVDLERATVTAPFNAMVLERRTDLGAYVSPGTPLASLVGTDEYWVEVSVPAGELSRISIPGSPVRVYHEAAWGEGAFREGTVVRLLPGLEPQGRMARLLAAVPDPLGLLSEETRERPLLLDAFVRAEIGGDEMPPVVRVPRPVLHEGGKVWVMLPDKTLDIREVSIVWGTDDAVYVSDGLRAGDLLVTSEIGAAVPGMALRTVEDGGPDRPQGNAGP
- a CDS encoding efflux transporter outer membrane subunit; the protein is MRGAPDRGQAAALRALRLLPCALLLLVPGSCARFVPEARGPEAAGAPAAFTLYEDTAPAPDRWWTQFHSPELDLLVDRAMEGNLGLRQIQARLLQAEMLAVQAGTARYPALEASGDLSATRRRTDTGVSEDPMERAARNLKATGTLVGAAAKPATTFSGAVQSAQTQLQAAETLLTDAPASAVTAVSHSYRFGLSTGFEVDLWGRVNARHQAALLDYEASAEDLRAAMLSLSGAVTRQWLAITAARQELELVRRQLELNRTRLELLELRLRRGLATALDVYQQRQIVAQTESLLPPLESSLESARHELAVLLGLPPRAELGLEAGQFPNPGPMPDPGLPADLLARRPDVRAAGLELRAADWRIGAARADRLPALRLTGSAAYDAREWDLLFDNWFATLAASLTGPVFDAGRRKAEVARTRAVADERLAAYRQTVLNSVKEVENALLQETRQVELLAALNRELDAARATQDQALDRYRNGLVDYLPVLSALLQIQALERRVLQAELVRLERRVQACVALGGAWMAEDTAAPARPPHGEEVTP
- a CDS encoding DNA translocase FtsK, with translation MGALALGKVGLISAEWKYYALGVVVFLLTMLLMVSLLTDGFVAGEQAGRPLDGMLSVGNMLGPVGAFVAGSLAFVAGDASHVLYAITFIWVLMLFSQRPLDRLFTRLAGLMILVGAVAGMLHIDFTSGWTNSFAGGAFGAFIAERLLLPYFGRAGANVMGCMLALVGLLLATDFLFIHLLLYAQRALFHAGHLLLLGGAAFLGMGGGYRRWRTSRRLARVRARVAPRPSDESPLDAPPEVEAPEFPPATRSPWSGATVEPAIHIGRSMPPAPAKAAAQPEPVSLELPFDEVPEEAPPASPAMAQGQDDDIFSGGDGLDDMEDSLSMLRGAAEPPEAGMRTVFANEAGDGTKAAAAAAPAAKAARISFDLPAPRPVRRKTAETDELPDDYVYPKRYTLPPLEMFHPPECRVIPNLTEKLRRTSMLLEETLRTFGIEARVTDVTRGPTITRFELEPAPGIKVSRFQALTDDIALALEATGVRVEAPIPGKARVGIEASNEERDPVVIRELLEHRDFTKGKGKLNLALGKGISGGVCIADLTRMPHLLVAGATGAGKTVCVKSLLASLLLQHTPDELQLMLIDPKMVELSIFNDIPHLITPVVTEAKKAATALTWLISEMDERYRLFAHLRVRNIEVYNESVENGEIELEGGAHAGQSVNVVRKLPYIVCIIDELADLMMLARAEVEDCIARLAQLARAVGIHLIIATQRPSVDVITGVIKANFPTRVSFQVSSRVDSRCILDEIGAERLIGMGDMLYLPAGQSKPDRIQGAFVGDDEMNALVSWLKRQAPPQYRDEIERFGRGKDASAESPDEDDPLFADAVRVVLETEQASISMVQRRLRVGYTRAARLIDMMEMKGIIGPHTGSKAREILVDPSARDEVA
- a CDS encoding efflux RND transporter permease subunit, whose protein sequence is MSAPRNSRIMRGPLAWMTTHGVAANLIMLACLVGGFITMRNIKQEVFPDISLDTVSVSVAYPGASPEEVENGILLSIEEAVRNLEGIKETVSVAREGMGMVTVELMLGADPQRLSQEIKSEVDRIVTFPEEAEEPQVRIDQFRREVLSVALYGDVPATTLHRLGERLRDHLLQSPDITQVDLEGVPPLEINIEMPQAELRRHGLTAADVAARLAAAAADIPGGGLKTGSGEVLLRLKERREFGKQFAALPVVTTGSGGQVLLRDIAAIDDSFADTDRDSRFNGRRAIALEVYRVGKETPLSVAAAARKQLDTFMPYLPPGISVSVYDDRSETYRQRVNLLLKNGAIGLALVLVFLGLFLEARLAFWVMMGVPISFMGSFLFLPAADISINMMSLFAYIIALGIVVDDAIVVGENVYHHHQEGKPFMEAAILGVREVAVPVVFSILTNIVAFMPIYFIPGTVGKTFQMIPVVVCIVFTISLVESLFVLPAHLAHQRDRHRTGLRGWLHARQQGFSRWFTHWVRDRYGPFLLFTMRHRYLTVAAALGMLAVASSYALSGRMGFQLYPIVESDYADATLVLPFGAPAERTEAIAARLEAGAQKVLEDSGHPELVKSVITDIGIQGSHTARVRVELAPPEIRQAIMNTTEFTQRWRQAVGEVAGVEFLRFAADSGGPGSRGRPIAVELSHRDIGVLEEASTDLANIVATYPGVDDVDDGFRPGKPQLDFVLKPEGRSLGLTPREVARQVRASFYGAEVLRQQRGRNEIKVMVRLPKQDRATEQTIHDLLIRTPAGAFVPFREIASFDRGRAYTTIDRRNGRRVVQVSAEITPRSRTGEVLADLRDKVMPEVIKRHPGLTYSFEGQQADIRDSLDSLRTTFLLALLAIYALLAIPFRSYTQPLVVMLSIPYGIVGAVIGHLIMGFDLCIPSMFGIVALSGVVVNDSLVLIDFANNQHRRTGAALHDAIHAAAIQRFRPVLLTTLTTFGGLAPMIFETSRQARFLIPMALSLGYGIVFATLITLLIIPSMYLAMDDLTKLFTRTTS
- a CDS encoding helix-turn-helix domain-containing protein, translated to MKEMQFPGHLLREEREARGLRLDEVRRHIHVPEACLAAFEEGRLSDLPVKAYAVGFLQSYCRFLELDHEPFTAQYHACHVRLSRGGRAFPRISRGPAAPARPAPRWVSEVVTWGTVCAVLVLGWFAYSIVVKPMAETWRGRAEAGTVEITPPSHFDEDR
- a CDS encoding glycosyltransferase gives rise to the protein MKQRRDSALRVAYMAPQIGVLSGTFVYRDIEGLRALGAEVRVFSMRRPAQEVTSPEAEGFIRETDYLYDRGPLATLAAAARRCARHPGRFFRVFGLALRDAARAKAPSPAERPKLVWHFFAGCLLAEGLEAFGAHHVHCNFAHAPTTITMYAALLAGVPYSFLCHAHDIFVNGAALREKTARAAFGMCSSGYNVRFLVEHQGCDPGKLHVMRTGVDLKRFTMRPDKPFSEPFRLLSIGRLVDKKGFDTLLEAVALLAREGRNVRATLIGGGPLEEALRGRVRNLGLGDKVELTGPLPQETVREHFAGADAFVLACKEAKNRDMDGTPIVLIEAMSLGVPVVSTTVSGNPELIENGVSGFLVAPEDPAALARAVGRLMDDPASTAAQARAARAKIEHDFDLEGNIARLLEHIRAAQAVAGH
- a CDS encoding Gfo/Idh/MocA family oxidoreductase; its protein translation is MNTLRVGFVGLGGICRQRHLPGLLRLPDIELAAVSNRSRASAAAAALEFGIPDIHDHWEELVARDDLDAVFIGTWPYMHRTVSIAALEAGKHVFCQARMAMNLPEALDMRGTARRAGKVAMLCPVPFGLSVDRTIARMLRDGVIGPVRHVSVRSFSGAWTDPEAPMTWRKDHRLSGLNMQTLGMHAEVLHRWFGPTRALSAHTAIYTPERRDTTGEFQEVQIPDQVLINAVMDNGVAAQYVISGMAGVAGDSIDIMGEKGALHYDVERDLLFHRRAGGRLDPVEILPEDAYDVAQWRVEEDFVRAVREGAEYHPDFEDGVLYMRVVQAVADSAESGETVLLDEED